TTGGCTGCGCAGGCTTTATCGCAAAAGGGATAATCCAACTAAGCTGGGAAGGAACTGGAATCTAACGATTTCCTCCGAACTTTATTACACCGACAACAGACAAAATGAAAGGTAATGATTCTATGGCAAGTGTAGGTCTCTTCTTTGGTAGCGATACAGGTAACACTGAAGCTGTTGCTAAGATGATTCAAAAGCAATTGGGCAAGCAGCTCGTTCAAGTTCAAGACATTGCAAAAAGCAGCAAAGAAGATATCGATAACTTCGATCTGCTGCTGCTTGGTATCCCTACGTGGTACTACGGCGAAGCACAATGTGATTGGGATGACTTTTTCCCTGAGCTAGAAGCTATTGATTTCTCAACTAAGCTTGTTGCTATTTTTGGTTGTGGCGACCAAGAAGATTACGCAGAATACTTCTGCGATGCTATGGGTACTATCCGTGATATCGTTGAAGCAAAAGGCGGTACTATCCTAGGTCACACGTCAACTGAAGGCTACGAATTCGAAGCATCGAAAGGTTTAGTTGAAGGCGATGACAGCCAGTTCGTTGGTCTATGTATCGATGAAGACCGTCAACCTGAGCTGACTGATGAGCGTGTATCTAACTGGGTTAAACAAATCCACGAAGAGATGTGCCTAGCAGAGCTAGAAGACTAATTCATTAGCGGTTGTTAATTGTTACAATTAATGACCGTTATGTAGATATGAAAAAACCTCCTTATGGGATAACACTGATCATTTAAGCATTTTCCTGATCAGTTGAACGATCCTACAGATGGTTAACAATACCCTTAAGCACTTTTGTTTAAGGGTATTTTTTTATGCTGTCACACTGGTTAATCGATGTTGACGATTTTGCTAATCCAGAATCTCTTTCTTTGTTCCAAAAAGACCTTCCGCTAGATTGGATAAACCAAGCTTTATCTGAAACGAACAAAGCGAGCATGCGCCGTAGAAAGTTACCTGCCGAACTTGTTGTATGGTTAGTCGTTGGTATTGGTCTATATCGAGATAGACCGATTACTGATGTACTCGATAAACTCGACCTCAAATTGTCTAATTCATTGGGTGAAACAATTGCACCTAGTGCAATTCCTCAGGCAAGAAAACGCCTCACCGCTAAGCCTTTAAAGTCATTATTCTCAATCACAGCAAAGCACTGGACACAGTCGGAAGATGCGGGTGATAAATGGAATGGTTTGAGCCTATTTTCAATCGATGGCACACAGTTTAGAACTCACGACAATCCAAGCTTAGCTGAGCATTATCAATATGTTTACTACCGAAAAGACAGGCACACTGAATATCCAATCGTTCGAATGTGCGCACTCACATCACTACGGAGTCGACTTATTCATGATGTGGCTTTTGGGGAAAGTTCTAAAGGTGAAATCAGCTATGCAAAAGATTTAATTT
Above is a window of Vibrio atlanticus DNA encoding:
- the fldA gene encoding flavodoxin FldA, whose protein sequence is MASVGLFFGSDTGNTEAVAKMIQKQLGKQLVQVQDIAKSSKEDIDNFDLLLLGIPTWYYGEAQCDWDDFFPELEAIDFSTKLVAIFGCGDQEDYAEYFCDAMGTIRDIVEAKGGTILGHTSTEGYEFEASKGLVEGDDSQFVGLCIDEDRQPELTDERVSNWVKQIHEEMCLAELED